Proteins from a genomic interval of Aureimonas sp. AU20:
- a CDS encoding polyprenyl synthetase family protein, translated as MTDIAARHAFETSLKDAAARMEAALEAALAGDTALLDGAPNRLLQAMRHGALGGGKRLRPLLVEASAALFGASADLASPVGAALECIHCYSLVHDDLPAMDDDDLRRGRPTVHRAFDEATAILAGDALLTLAFGLVAEAETIEPAARLKLVALLSREAGAAGMAGGQALDLAAETETLGEAEIARMQAMKTGALIAFAAESGAILAGAKQADRAALRRYGEIVGLAFQLADDLLDETADAATLGKATGKDQARGKKTLPALRGQDWTRGELAQLVGEAEALLAPYGERADTLKQIARFVAFRDH; from the coding sequence ATGACGGACATCGCCGCGCGGCACGCCTTCGAAACCTCGCTCAAGGACGCCGCCGCGCGCATGGAGGCCGCCTTGGAAGCGGCGCTGGCGGGCGACACGGCGCTTCTCGACGGCGCCCCGAACCGGCTCCTCCAGGCCATGCGCCATGGTGCGCTGGGCGGCGGCAAGCGGCTGCGCCCTCTTCTGGTGGAGGCCTCGGCCGCCCTGTTCGGCGCCTCAGCGGACCTGGCGTCCCCGGTCGGCGCGGCGTTGGAATGCATCCATTGCTACTCGCTGGTGCATGACGACCTGCCGGCCATGGACGACGACGACCTGCGCCGGGGCCGGCCCACCGTCCACCGCGCCTTCGACGAGGCAACGGCGATTCTCGCCGGCGACGCGCTGTTGACACTGGCCTTCGGGCTGGTGGCCGAGGCGGAGACGATCGAGCCGGCGGCAAGGCTCAAGCTCGTCGCGCTCCTGTCGCGCGAGGCGGGCGCGGCGGGCATGGCTGGCGGACAGGCGCTGGACCTCGCCGCCGAAACGGAAACGCTCGGCGAAGCCGAGATCGCGCGGATGCAGGCGATGAAGACCGGCGCGCTGATCGCCTTCGCGGCGGAATCGGGCGCGATTCTAGCCGGTGCCAAGCAAGCCGATCGCGCCGCGCTGCGCCGCTACGGCGAGATCGTCGGCCTCGCCTTCCAGCTCGCCGACGATCTGCTGGACGAGACCGCCGACGCCGCGACGCTCGGCAAGGCCACCGGCAAGGATCAGGCGCGCGGCAAGAAGACCTTGCCGGCGCTGCGCGGCCAGGACTGGACGCGGGGCGAACTGGCCCAGCTCGTCGGCGAGGCCGAGGCGCTGCTCGCGCCCTATGGCGAGCGGGCCGAT
- a CDS encoding biosynthetic peptidoglycan transglycosylase gives MIRRALYAALLVLVGLAALPAALVPIYAIPGVRPVSTLMLAEHFSFQPYDREWTPIGDIAPVLVSSVMMSEDGQYCFHGGVDWNALGTVVDQAVNEGEASRGASTIPMQTAKNLFLWNGRSFLRKGLELPLAIYADFVWSKRRTMEIYLNIAEWGDGIYGIGAASRFYFNKPPAQLTARQAALLAVTLPSPRTRDPARPSAGLRRLAQVVEARARASGDYTGCVLGAR, from the coding sequence ATGATCCGCCGCGCCCTTTATGCCGCGCTTCTGGTGCTGGTGGGCTTGGCGGCGCTGCCCGCCGCCCTGGTTCCGATCTATGCCATTCCCGGCGTGCGGCCGGTCTCGACCCTGATGCTGGCCGAGCATTTCAGCTTTCAGCCCTATGACCGCGAATGGACGCCGATCGGCGACATCGCGCCGGTTCTGGTCAGCTCCGTCATGATGTCGGAAGACGGGCAATATTGCTTCCATGGCGGCGTCGACTGGAACGCGCTGGGCACGGTGGTGGATCAGGCGGTGAACGAGGGCGAGGCCAGCCGGGGCGCGTCTACCATCCCCATGCAGACGGCGAAGAACCTGTTCCTCTGGAACGGGCGCTCCTTCCTGCGAAAGGGGTTGGAACTGCCGCTGGCGATCTATGCCGACTTCGTCTGGTCGAAGCGGCGCACCATGGAAATCTATCTCAACATCGCCGAATGGGGCGACGGCATCTACGGAATCGGCGCGGCCTCGCGCTTCTATTTCAACAAGCCGCCCGCGCAGCTCACCGCCCGGCAGGCCGCGCTTCTCGCCGTCACGTTGCCCTCGCCGCGCACGCGCGACCCCGCGCGGCCCTCGGCCGGGCTGCGGCGTCTGGCGCAGGTCGTGGAGGCGCGGGCGCGCGCGTCGGGCGACTATACCGGCTGCGTGCTGGGTGCCCGATAA
- the rpmF gene encoding 50S ribosomal protein L32 encodes MAVPKRKTSPSKRGMRRSADALKAPTYVEDKNSGELRRPHHIDLKSGMYRGRQILAVKQDA; translated from the coding sequence ATGGCCGTCCCCAAACGCAAAACCTCCCCCTCCAAGCGCGGCATGCGCCGTTCGGCCGACGCGCTGAAGGCCCCGACCTATGTCGAGGACAAGAACTCGGGCGAGCTGCGCCGCCCGCACCACATCGACCTGAAGTCCGGCATGTATCGCGGCCGTCAGATCCTCGCGGTCAAGCAGGACGCCTGA
- the phaR gene encoding polyhydroxyalkanoate synthesis repressor PhaR, with the protein MARSNEPTVIKKYANRRLYNTGTSMYVTLENLAAMVKGNEDFVVQDAKTGEDITHSVLTQIIFEQENKGGQNLMPIAFLRQLIRFYGDQMQMVIPAYLEQSMAAFSREQESYRPTPGSNPLQLMETQVRRNTEMFREAMGMFNPFLASAMGMPDKGGARAAPERAPEPAAATPTADDFSAMREQLAAMQRRLEEMDKKGN; encoded by the coding sequence ATGGCACGCAGCAACGAACCGACCGTCATCAAAAAATACGCCAATCGCCGCCTCTACAACACCGGCACCAGCATGTACGTGACGCTCGAGAATCTCGCCGCGATGGTGAAGGGGAACGAGGACTTCGTGGTGCAGGACGCCAAGACGGGTGAGGACATCACCCATTCCGTCCTGACCCAGATCATTTTCGAGCAGGAGAACAAGGGCGGGCAGAACCTCATGCCCATCGCCTTCCTGCGCCAGCTCATCCGCTTCTACGGCGACCAGATGCAGATGGTGATTCCCGCCTATCTCGAACAGTCCATGGCCGCCTTCTCGCGCGAGCAGGAATCCTATCGCCCCACGCCCGGCAGCAATCCGCTGCAGCTGATGGAAACGCAGGTGCGCCGCAACACCGAGATGTTCCGCGAGGCGATGGGCATGTTCAATCCCTTCCTCGCCAGCGCCATGGGCATGCCGGACAAGGGCGGCGCCCGCGCAGCACCCGAGCGCGCGCCCGAGCCGGCGGCGGCCACGCCCACGGCAGACGATTTCAGCGCCATGCGCGAACAGCTCGCCGCCATGCAGCGCCGGCTGGAAGAGATGGACAAGAAGGGCAACTGA